CCGGGGCAGATCTTCGGTGGGCGGCCCAGGACGGGCACTGCACCGCACTGACCTCGGCCGTCTATGCCGGAGGGAGTCGTCTCGTCGAGCAATTGACCTTGTTGATCGCCCATGACGCTCCGCTGGACGGGGAGTCGTCGCATGGCGAGTCGGCGCTCAGCGTGGCGGCGAACCGGGGGCGATTCGATGCAGTGCATTGCCTGCTGGAGGCCGGAGCCGACCCCGCACCGCTTCGGTGGACGCCGTTGATGACGGCGGTCGCGCTCGGCACGCTCGCCGACGTGCATGCGCAGATCGACGCCGGTGCCGCCCTGGAGGTGCCGGACGCCTGGGAGCGCACGGCCTGGCACATCGCCATCCAGTCCGGAGACATCGACAAGGCGGCGCTGGTCAGGGACCGCGGATCGAACATCCACGCCCGCGGGCGATGTGGACGTCCGCCATTGTTCGATGCCGTCGAGTGTGGGCACCTGGCGATGCTGCGGTGGTTGATAGAGCTCGGTCTGGCGGTCGACGAGGCCGACGAGTTCGGAGGTCGGGCCCTGGCGCATGCGGCCGAATGCGACAACGTCGAGGCGGCAGCGTTGCTGATCGCGTCCGGGGCTGCGCTGAATCCATCCGAGGGCGGCCACCTCCACCCGCTCTACAACGCGTCGTCGCGCGCGATGGTCAACCTGTTGCTGGATGCCGGCGCGGATCCGCGGGAGTTGCGCGACGAGTCTCGCCGCTTGATGGTGGGACTGCCCGCGGAGGGCGACAGTTCGGCGCTGCATGCCGTCACGCCAGACCAGTTCGCCCAGGGCGCGAAGCGCACGTTCGGCACCACCAACCCGACCCGGGTGAACCTCCCGTTCCGCATGGCCATGGTGACGTCGGGCGTCACGGCGTATGCGGCAGGCGACTGGTTCACGGACGGAGGGTTCGACCGGGAGCCCATCTGGTGCGCGCACCGCTTCGGGACCTCGGTGTCACGGCTGGCGGACGGCAGGATCGTCTGGGTCGCGGGCGAACACGAGGACGCCTACGACCCCGACTTCTGCATCTACAACGATGTGATCGTCTTCGCACCCGACGGAGGGATCGAGATCTTCGACTACCCCGAGTCGGTGTTTCCGCCAACCGACTTCCACACGGCCACCGTGGTGGGCGATGCGATCTGGCTGATCGGCAGCCTCGGCTACCACGGCCGGCGCCAGCCGGGTCCCACGCAGGTGATGCGTCTCGACACGGTGACGATGGCCATCGAGCAGGTGAGCGCGTCGGGGCCGTCGCCAGGGTGGTTGTCGGGGCATCGCGCCCACCTGCGTTCGCCGGCTGAGATCGTGGTCAGCGAAGGCAACGTGCTGTCCGCGCGCTCGCCGGACGAACAATGGGAACCGCTGGCCCGGGTGCATGTGTTCGACACCGTGTCGTGCCGATGGCGCTTGGAGGAGGCCGGGTAGGCCCCTTTTGCCGTCAGGTCGACAGGAACGCCACCCCGAACTGCCCGCCATCGCGCTCGATGGCGATCAGGCGGTCGATGTTCGGGTGCTTGCCGGGGTTCGCTCGGGCATCGGCCGTGTGTTCGGCGTAGAGCGACAGGCCTTCGCGGGCCGCGTCGGCGTTGATGGTGCCGAAGCGCTGCGTGAGGGCGTGGTACACGGCCACCGACCCCGCCTGGCCCGGCTTGTTCTCGAGCGTGGCGACCAGCTGGCCCTTCGTGTCGAAGAGCTGCAGGCCGGTCAGGTGCGTGATGGGGGGAAGTTGCTTGAGGTTGTCGGCGAAGGCCATGGCGGGTCGGTCCGGAACGGGAAAACCGCATTTTCGGTCAGAACGCGTGGGGCATCGTCGCGTTCAGGGTGGCGGCCACCTCCTCGATCAGCTCGCCCATGTCCATCGGCTTGGCGATGTGGGTGATGAACCCGGACGCGAGCGCGCGGGCGCGGTCGTCCGGGCCGGCGAACGCGGTGAGCGCGATGGCCGGCAGGTCGCCGCCGCGGTGCGGCCCCATCGCGCGGATGCGGCGCAGCAGCGCGTGGCCGTCCTCGTCGGGCATGCCGATGTCGCTGATCAGCAGGTGGGGGCGGTGCGACTCGACCAGTTCCGCGGCTTCGGCGCCGGACCGGACGGCGTACACCGTGGCCCCGCAGGCCTCGAGTTCGTGCTGCAGCAGTTCGCAGAGGTCGGGTTCGTCGTCGACGACGAGGATGCGCATGCCCGAGAAATCGTGGCCCGTCCTTGCGCACGGGGTGTCCGCGTCGGCTTCGTGCGTTTCACCGCTGGCCTGCGCGCCCCCGTCGGCCGGGGGAAGGTGGATCTCGAACCGTGCACCCCGCCCGGGCCCGTCGCTCGCGGCCGTCACCGCGCCGCCGTGCAGCTCCACGAGGTTCTTCACGATCGCGAGGCCCAGGCCCAGGCCGCCGTGGGCCCGGGTGGACGAGGCGTCGCTCTGGCGGAAGCGGTCGAACACGAACGGCAGGAACGCGGCGGGGATGCCCTGGCCCGAGTCCTCGACCACGAGTTCGACCCGGCCGGCTTCGTGCCCGAGTGTCACCACCACGCGTCCGCCTGCGGGCGTGAACTTGAACGCGTTGGAGAGCAGGTTCCAGACGATCTGCTGCAGCCGGCTCGCGTCCCCTCGCACCATCGGCCGCAGCGGTCCGCGCCGCACGTCCACGGTCAACTGCTTGGCCTGCGCGGTGGGCTCGAGGGAGGCGAGCACCGTGTCGGTCAGCGTGGAGAGGTCGACCAGCTCCATGTCGAGGCGCAGGTTGCCGGAGATGATGCGGCTCATGTCGAGCAGGTCGTCGATCAGCCGGGACTGCGTGCGGGCATTGCGTTCGATGGTCTCGACGGCCCGCCCGTTCTCGGCCGCGGCCGAGCGGCGCAGCACGTGGGTCCAGCCGATGATGGCGGCCAGCGGCGTGCGCAGCTCGTGCGACAGCGTGGCGAGGAACTCGTCCTTCATGCGGCTCGCATGTTCGGCCTGCAGGCGGGCCGCGCGTTCGGCGGCCAGGAGGCGCTCGCGCTGCACCTCGAGCGCCTTCTGGGCGCTGATGTCGATGGTGATGCCGTCGAAGCGCACCGCGGGCCGGCCCGCCGGGCCGTGGGCCATGCCCTTGGCGCGCAGCCAGCGGCAGGCGCCGTCCGGCGATTCGGTGCGGTACTCCACGTCGTAGGGCTCGCGGTGTTCGATGGCGCGCTGGAGTTCGGCCCGCACGCGCGCCCGGTCGTCCGGGTGCACGATCGCGAAGAAGCGGTCGGCGTCGATGCGGTCGGTGCTCTCGGGGGCGAGCCAGAAATGCGCCCTGCAGGTCGGGTTCCATTCGATCTCGCCCAGGGGCAGCGGGCAGTGGAAGGTGCCCAGCTCGGCCGCGGTCAGTGCGAAGGCGAGGGCATCGGTGGCCTCGCGCGTGGCGGCCTTGGCGCGCTGCTCGGCGTCGAAGAGCAGCGCGGCCTTCGTGGCGGCGTGCTCCTGTTCCTCGAGATGCCGGCGGGTCTCGTATTGCCGGCGCCGGCCGCGCAGCGCCGATTGCGCGGCGCTCAGCAGCGTCTCGGCGTGCAGGGGCCGTTCCAGCAGCATGACGTTGCCCAGGCGGTCGAGGACGGCCTGGGCGTGCTGCGGGCGCGCACCGTGGTGCTTCGCCGCCAGCACCACGCAGGGGAAATCCGACCACGGCGACTGGGCCGCGAGCCGGCCGGACAGCATCGTGACGAACGGCGGTGTGAGTGCCTCTTCCGTGATGATCGCGAGGCCGGCGCCTTCGTCGTACGCCGCACCGAAGGCGCCGGAGGACGGCGTCTGCAGCGCGTCGAGTCCCGCCGAGGCGAGCACCTGGCACACCACCGCGGCGTCGCGGCCCCAGGGAGCGAGCACGAGGACCCGGTTCTCGTGCGATGTCACCCTGTGCCCCGGTCGAGGGGCGGCTGCAGCATCGCGGTGCCCCCGCGGTAGGTGGGCAGGCCGCTCAGGATGCTTTCGAAGTCGGCGAGCACCGCACCGACGCGCACGCCGGTCGGTCCGAGCTGGAACTCCCGGATGGCTCGCTCGTGGGGTGATACCCGACTCTTCACGCAGGTGACGGCCGAATGGATCTGCCCCTTGTTCTCGAAGAAACGGAGCGCGAGGATCACGTCGCTCAGGTAGCTCAGGTCGACATCGCTGCGCGATTCGCCGACGAGCCCGTGCTGGCCCAGCAGCACGAGCGTGGTCACACCCTGCTGGTTGAGGTAGGTCAGCAGTTCGTGCGCGTGCAGCACCATGTGCGGCTGATCCGGCATGGCCTTGATGTAGGCGTTGAAGCTGTCGATCACCACGAAGCGGCTCTTGTGCAGGCGCACGGCGTCGACCACGCGGGAGGCGAATTCGCCAGGCGACAGCGCAGCGGGGTCGACTTGCGAGAGTTGCAGCTGGCCGGATTCGAGGGCGGCGGACAGGTCGAGACCGAGCTGGCTGCTGCGGGACAGCAAGGTGGCGAGGCCTTCTTCGAAGAGGAAGTAGCTGGCCGCCTCGCCGCGCCGCAGTGCCGCCAGCATGCAGCTCACCGCGGTGGTGGTCTTCCCGATGCCCGACGGGCCGATGACCAGCGTGTTGGTGCCCGGGCACAAGCCGCCCCCGAGCAGGGCATCGAGCTCCGGCGTGCCGGTGCTGAGAGGCCGAGGATCGAAGGCCATGTGGTGTTCGGACGCGACGAGCCGCGGAAACACCTTCATGCCGCCGGTGTCCAGCGTCAGGTCGTGCGAGCCGCCCTGGAACTTCATGCCACGCATCTTGACGATGCGCAGGCTGCGGCGCTCGATGCCGAAGTCCTGCGCGTCCTGGGTCAGCGACACCACGCCGTGGGCGATGCTGTGCAGCTGCGCGTCGCCTTCCTGCGACGTCTTGTCGTCGAGCAGCAGCACCGTGCAGCGCCGGCCCGCGAAGAAGTGCTTCAGCGCGAGGATCTGCCGGCGGTAGCGCAGGGGCTCGTCCGCGAGCAGCCGCATCTCCGAGAGGCTGTCGAACACCACCCGAGTCGGGTTCATTCCTTCGACCATCTCGACCACGCGCTGGATCGTCTCGCCCAATTCGATCTCGGACGGCATCAGCACCGACTGGCGGTCCTGGGGTTCCAGCGACATTTCGCTCACGAGTTCGTGGACCTCGATGCCCTCCAGCGTCCAGCCGTGGGACGCCACCACGGTGCGGAGCTCGGCAGCCGTCTCCGACAGCGTGATGTAGAGGCCCGTCTCGCCACGGGGAACGCCCGCGCGCAGGAACTGAAGCGCCAGCGTGGTCTTGCCGGTGCCGGGTGTGCCCTCCACCACGTAGAGGCTGCCTGCGGCGAAACCACCCCCGAGGATCGCGTCGAGTCCTGAAACGCCGGTCGACACCCGTTGCGGAACATCACCCGAATACATGGCGCCCCGTCACTTCATGCGGACTTCGCCGTGTTCGCCCAGCTCCGTGGGTGGCTGGCCGGTGACCGCGGCCTTGGCCATCTTGTAGAGCTGCACGAGCTTGCTGTCCTTCACGTCCCAGTAGTTCGCGTGGGTGATGCGCACTTCGAGCAGCGCGAGGTCGGGGTCGTTGATGCCGCCGGGGAACCAGGCCTCGGTGGCCTTCGACCACAGCTGCTCCTTCTTCGCGGGGTTCTCGACCACGGCGGCGTCGCCCGAGACGGAGACGTAGCTGTCGTCGCCCGGGTCCGCGTAGGCGATGTTGACCTGGGGCTGGGTGGCGATGTCGGTGACGATCTCGCTGCGGCGCGAGACGAAGAACCACAGGCTCGACTGCTCGTCGAGTTCGGAGTTCTGCGTGGTCATCGGGCGGGAATGCAGGTGGCCGTTGCTGTGCCGGGTGGTGAACATCGCGAACTTGATGTCCTCGATCAGTTCCCACAGCAGGTCGCGGTCGTGCGTGGTCCGGGTCATGTCGATGCCTTTCGCTCTGACGTGGCGGCAGCCACGGAATGGATGTTTTCCATTCCACCAAAAGACGGGCCGCCAGGGTGTCAGGGGCAGACGGAAGGCCCTGTAGGACGCCTCCGAATCAACCCTGCCAGACGCCCCAGCCCTTCTCGCGCAGCGCGATGCCCAGCTCCACCTCCATCTCGCACGCCCCGTGGTACGGCATGGGGTTGTAGACCTCGTACAGCTGGGGCAGCAGCCGCAGGCCGTGCGCCTGCACATACCGGTTGGCCTGCACACCTGCCTTGTGGCGGTCGAAGCGGGTGTCCGGGTCGAGCCCGGTCATGCCCACGTAGACGAACGGCATGCCCAGCTGGTAGTCGGGGTTCGCACGGCGGAAGCGCGCGTGGTTCCACACCGTGTCGTCGAGTTCGACGACGTACACGTTGTAGTGGTGGCGGGGATTGCGGCGCGGCATGCGTTGCCAATTGTGACGGTTGCGAAGCCCGTGAATTGCGCCACGACCACCCCGTTGTTCATTCAAGCACGCAGGCTGACAGCCGAATAAAGTTCACCTGCAAGTTCAACAGGAAGCACCATGGACTCTGTTCAATCCGTCCTCGATTCCAACACCCTGCGCCAGCAGCTGATGTCCGACCACCCGATGCACCGCATCAAGGCGCTGCACGCGCTGGAAGTGGCCCGTGCCGCCACGCCGGAGCAGCAGGCCGCGGCCCGCTTCGCCTCGCGCGGCATCCCGTTCTACTCCGCCCAGGACCCGCACTACCGCGCCTGGGTCGACAAGGCCGTCGGCCACTGGGAACGCGTCGCCGGCCACGCCTGAGCGTTCTTACAATGGGGGTCCTTCGCAGGCCCCCATGCACGACGACATCCCTCCCGATCCCGATCCCACCGAGCGGTTCCTCGACCTGGTGGGCACGAGCCTCGCCGAGTCGCGCCTCTCGCGCCTCGTGCTGTCGAAACACCGCGGCCCGGACGACACGCTCCAGCGCGTGACCGTGCGGCCGGTGGTGCTCAAGGGTCAGCTGCACCTGTCGTTCGTCGCCAGCCACACCACCCGCGACCTCACGCAGAACCTCGCCCCCGAGGCGGGCCTCGCCCACCTGCGCGCGCTGATCGACGGGCACTTCTCGCACGTCCACCTCCTCACCACCACCGAGGAGGTGCAGCTGCTCGTGAGCCGCAAGGGCAAGCGCACGCTGCTGCGCAAGAAGCTCGCGCAGGAGGCCGCACCGGCCGCGCCCGCCGGGCACGACCGCGAGAAGCAGCGCTGGATTCCCATGGACCGCCCGTTCCTGGTGGGGCTCGGCGTCACCGACGCGGCCCACCACGTGATCCCGGCCATGTCGCGCAAGTGGAAGCAGATCAACAAGTTCGTCGAGGTGTTCGACGGTGCCGTGGCGGCCTCGCCTCTGGCGGCCACCGACCCGTCGCGCCCGCTGCACGTGGTGGACTTCGGGTCGGGCAAGGGCTACCTCACCTTCGCGGTGCACGACCACCTGCAGCGCGCGCTGGGCCGCAACGCACGGGTGACCGGCGTCGAACTGCGCCAGGAGCTGGTGTCGCTGTGCAACGGCGTGATCGACCGCCTGGGTCTGGCCGGCCTGCACTTCGACGCGGGCGACGTGCGCACGTACACGCCCCCGGCCATCGACGTGATGATCGCGCTGCACGCCTGCGACACGGCCACCGACCACGCCATCCACCTCGGGCTGCGGGCGAACGCGTCCATCATCCTGTGCTCGCCGTGCTGCCACAAGCAGATCCGCCCGCAGCTGCTGAGCCCGCACCCGCTGCGGCCCATCCTGCAGCACGGGGTGCACCTGGGGCAGGAGGCCGAGATGCTCACCGACGGGCTTCGCGCGCTGCTGCTCGAATCGGCGGGCTACGACACCCAGGTCTTCGAGTTCGTGTCGCTCGAGCACACGAACAAGAACAAGATGATCCTCGCCGTGAAGCGGGCGGCCCCGAAGCCGAACGACGAGGTGTTGGCGCAGATCCGGGAGATCAAGGCGTTCTACGGCATCCGCGAGCACGCGCTCGAGACGCTGATGAAGGCCGCCGCCGCGCCGGCCTGAGCGGCCGACTCAGCGGGACGGCACGCAGGGCGGCGGCAGCGGCGTGCCCTTGCGCGACCCGTAGCGGTGCGCGTACACCCACGTGAACTCGGCGCCCATCAGGAAGATCTGCGCCGAGTAGTACACCCACAGGAGCAGCACCGCGAGCGAACCGGCGGCCCCGAAGGCCGACGACACGCCGCTGCGCCCGATGTAGAGGCCGATCAGCATCTTGCCGATGGCGAAGAGCCCCGAGGTGACCCCCGCGCCGATCCAGACGTCGCGCCACGCGACGGCCACCCGCGGCATGAACTTGTAGATCATCGCGAACACGCAGGTGATGAACGCGAAGCTGAGCAGGAAGTTCAGGCCCTGGGCCACCATCACCCAGCCGCCGAAGGCGGGCGACCACCATTTCTCGAAGGCGGCCAGCGCCGCGCTGACGACCAGCGAGACCATCAGCAGGAAACCGAGGCCGAGGATCATGCCGAACGAGAGCAGCCGGGCGCGCAGCAGCCCGAAGAGGCCGGTGGCGCCGCGGGCGGGGGCGCGCCAGATGCGGTCGAGGGCACTCTGGAGTTCGGCGAAGACGGTGGTGGCGCCGACCAGCAGCACGCCGAGGCCGATCAGCGTGGCGAGCACGCTTTCGGCGGGTTTGTTGGCGCTCTGCAAGAGTCCCTGCACCGCCGCGGCGCCCTGTGCGCCGACCAGGTGCTCGATCTGCCCGAACACCTCGCCCCGGGCCGCTTCCTGGCCGAACACCAAGCCGGCGACCGACACCACGATCAGCACCAGGGGTGCGATCGAGAACATCGTGTAGTAGGCGAGGGCGGCCCCCATGCTGGGCGCGTAGTCGTCGCTCCAGCTGGTGACTGCGTCGCGGGCCAGCTGCCAGAGGGCGTCGAGGCGCGGGGGCAGCGTCACATCCTCTTAGGCGTGGACCGGACTCCGCAGCGGGCGAACCATGCGGGACGAGGAGGAGGGCGGGGTGCCGCGGGCGTCGGTCGCCTGGCACAGGCGGTAGGCGACGCTGGAACGGATGGCCAAGAGCACGAAAGCACGAAGCATGGATGAACCTCCTGGTGTGCAGTACAGCGTTCGGGGAAACACGGATTCGGCACGGAGTGTGAAGCTGTTGTCAGCTTAGGCAATCCGCAACAACCCGTCGGTCAGCACATGCAAGGTCCGTGCGTGGGACGGGTCTGACACCGAAAACCGCAGCAAACCCGCGCCAGGGCTCACTGCGCGGGGTGGCCGCCCCGCATCTTCTGCACCACCGACTCCACTTCCTGGAGAAACGCCTCGTAACGAATCGGCTTCGTGATGTACGCGTCGCAGCCCGCCTCGCGCATGATCTCGGCGTCGCCCTTCATCGCGAAGGCGGTGAGCGCGATGATCGGGATGTCGCAGGTGCGGCTGTCTTCCCGCAGCAGCCGGGTGGCTTCCAGGCCGTCCATGTCGGGCAGCTGGATGTCCATCAGGATCAGGTCGGGCTGGCGGGTGCGGGCGAGGGACAGGCCCTCGGCGGCCGTTTCCGCCTCCAAGGGCTCGTGGCCCGCGCGCTTCAGGATGGCCACGGTCAGCACCATGTTCACCGGGTTGTCCTCGACGATCAGGATGCGGAGCATCGTGCGGTCTCGTGCAGGTGGAGGGGCGGGGCTGTCATGGGCATCGAGGGGCGGGGCCGGCCCGGAACTCCGGCCACCGTATCGCCATTAGCGCAAATCTCGGGCGCCGTGGCATCTGTCAGCCCTTACAGTTGACCGTCCGGGATGCGCGCCATGAAGGTGTGCGCCCGCTTACGCAAAATGATCCGGGGAGAAGCACGTTGATGAACCTCCGACTCGTCCTGTTCGAGTGGGCGGCCGGCCGGGGGCTGGACGCCCGGGCCAGCCGCCGTCTGCAGCACCTTGCGGGATTCGGGGCCGAGCCGGGCGGGTTGGGCCCCGGCCTGGCCCGCGGCTTCGCGGTGCTGGCCGCGGCGCTCGCGGGGTTCGCGCTCGTGATGTGGGTGGCGGCCAACTGGGACACCTTCGGGCGGGGCGGCCGGTTCGCCCTCGCCCAGGGGGCGCTGGCCGTGCTGGGCCTCGGGGCCTGGGCGTGGCCCGCGGCCCGGGCGCCGCTCGGCCTCGCCGCGCTGTTCGCCATCGGCGCGCTGTTCGCGCTGTTCGGCCAGACCTACCAGACCGGCGCCGACCCGTGGCAGCTGTTCGCGCTGTGGGCGCTGCTCGCGCTGCCGCTGTGTTTCGGCGTGCGCAGCGACGTGGTGTGGACGCCCTGGGTGGTGGTCGCGATGGCCGGCGTGTCGCTGTGGGCCTCCGCCCACACCGGGCAGCGTGTCTGGCGCGGCCTCGATGGCGCGGGCACCACGGTGCACCTCGCCGCCTGGGCGATGTCGCTGCTGCTGGTGCTGGCCATCGGGCCCGCGTGGCGCGGCCGCACCGGGGCGGGACCGTGGGCGCTGCGCACGGCGATCACGCTCGCGGCCTTCGGCATCACCCTGTCCGCGCTGATCGGCCTGTTCGGCGACGACGTCGACCCGCTGTACCCGCTGGGCCTGCTGCTCGCCGGGGGGGCGGTCTGGGGGCTGTCGCAGCGGGTCGCCTTCGACGTCTATGCGCTGAGCGCGGTGGTGCTGGCGTTCGACGCGCTGCTGGTCTGTGGCCTCGGACGGCTGCTGTTCGACGGCGCGGACGCGGAACCGATCTCGGCGTCGCTGCTCCTGAGCGTGGCGGCGGCCGGCCTGCTGGCCGTGTCGGTGCGCTGGGTGATGCGGGTGTTCCACCGCCTGGGGGCGGTGCGATGAGCCGGCTGTCTGCCGTGATC
This genomic stretch from Piscinibacter gummiphilus harbors:
- a CDS encoding DUF2322 family protein, coding for MAFADNLKQLPPITHLTGLQLFDTKGQLVATLENKPGQAGSVAVYHALTQRFGTINADAAREGLSLYAEHTADARANPGKHPNIDRLIAIERDGGQFGVAFLST
- a CDS encoding ATPase domain-containing protein, with amino-acid sequence MYSGDVPQRVSTGVSGLDAILGGGFAAGSLYVVEGTPGTGKTTLALQFLRAGVPRGETGLYITLSETAAELRTVVASHGWTLEGIEVHELVSEMSLEPQDRQSVLMPSEIELGETIQRVVEMVEGMNPTRVVFDSLSEMRLLADEPLRYRRQILALKHFFAGRRCTVLLLDDKTSQEGDAQLHSIAHGVVSLTQDAQDFGIERRSLRIVKMRGMKFQGGSHDLTLDTGGMKVFPRLVASEHHMAFDPRPLSTGTPELDALLGGGLCPGTNTLVIGPSGIGKTTTAVSCMLAALRRGEAASYFLFEEGLATLLSRSSQLGLDLSAALESGQLQLSQVDPAALSPGEFASRVVDAVRLHKSRFVVIDSFNAYIKAMPDQPHMVLHAHELLTYLNQQGVTTLVLLGQHGLVGESRSDVDLSYLSDVILALRFFENKGQIHSAVTCVKSRVSPHERAIREFQLGPTGVRVGAVLADFESILSGLPTYRGGTAMLQPPLDRGTG
- a CDS encoding DUF2157 domain-containing protein, which encodes MNLRLVLFEWAAGRGLDARASRRLQHLAGFGAEPGGLGPGLARGFAVLAAALAGFALVMWVAANWDTFGRGGRFALAQGALAVLGLGAWAWPAARAPLGLAALFAIGALFALFGQTYQTGADPWQLFALWALLALPLCFGVRSDVVWTPWVVVAMAGVSLWASAHTGQRVWRGLDGAGTTVHLAAWAMSLLLVLAIGPAWRGRTGAGPWALRTAITLAAFGITLSALIGLFGDDVDPLYPLGLLLAGGAVWGLSQRVAFDVYALSAVVLAFDALLVCGLGRLLFDGADAEPISASLLLSVAAAGLLAVSVRWVMRVFHRLGAVR
- a CDS encoding response regulator, which encodes MLRILIVEDNPVNMVLTVAILKRAGHEPLEAETAAEGLSLARTRQPDLILMDIQLPDMDGLEATRLLREDSRTCDIPIIALTAFAMKGDAEIMREAGCDAYITKPIRYEAFLQEVESVVQKMRGGHPAQ
- a CDS encoding pyridoxamine 5'-phosphate oxidase family protein, whose protein sequence is MTRTTHDRDLLWELIEDIKFAMFTTRHSNGHLHSRPMTTQNSELDEQSSLWFFVSRRSEIVTDIATQPQVNIAYADPGDDSYVSVSGDAAVVENPAKKEQLWSKATEAWFPGGINDPDLALLEVRITHANYWDVKDSKLVQLYKMAKAAVTGQPPTELGEHGEVRMK
- a CDS encoding ankyrin repeat domain-containing protein, with translation MNPSRFDDLVAAASRGDLPTLQNLLRESGRADLDRVDGNGCTVLTAAIPSPRAGLDVLQCLVDHGADVNRWGLVDSPYGRIRAAPAMAALRRGDPAVLRWIIAAGADLRWAAQDGHCTALTSAVYAGGSRLVEQLTLLIAHDAPLDGESSHGESALSVAANRGRFDAVHCLLEAGADPAPLRWTPLMTAVALGTLADVHAQIDAGAALEVPDAWERTAWHIAIQSGDIDKAALVRDRGSNIHARGRCGRPPLFDAVECGHLAMLRWLIELGLAVDEADEFGGRALAHAAECDNVEAAALLIASGAALNPSEGGHLHPLYNASSRAMVNLLLDAGADPRELRDESRRLMVGLPAEGDSSALHAVTPDQFAQGAKRTFGTTNPTRVNLPFRMAMVTSGVTAYAAGDWFTDGGFDREPIWCAHRFGTSVSRLADGRIVWVAGEHEDAYDPDFCIYNDVIVFAPDGGIEIFDYPESVFPPTDFHTATVVGDAIWLIGSLGYHGRRQPGPTQVMRLDTVTMAIEQVSASGPSPGWLSGHRAHLRSPAEIVVSEGNVLSARSPDEQWEPLARVHVFDTVSCRWRLEEAG
- a CDS encoding YihY/virulence factor BrkB family protein, translated to MPPRLDALWQLARDAVTSWSDDYAPSMGAALAYYTMFSIAPLVLIVVSVAGLVFGQEAARGEVFGQIEHLVGAQGAAAVQGLLQSANKPAESVLATLIGLGVLLVGATTVFAELQSALDRIWRAPARGATGLFGLLRARLLSFGMILGLGFLLMVSLVVSAALAAFEKWWSPAFGGWVMVAQGLNFLLSFAFITCVFAMIYKFMPRVAVAWRDVWIGAGVTSGLFAIGKMLIGLYIGRSGVSSAFGAAGSLAVLLLWVYYSAQIFLMGAEFTWVYAHRYGSRKGTPLPPPCVPSR
- a CDS encoding PAS domain-containing hybrid sensor histidine kinase/response regulator, yielding MLAPWGRDAAVVCQVLASAGLDALQTPSSGAFGAAYDEGAGLAIITEEALTPPFVTMLSGRLAAQSPWSDFPCVVLAAKHHGARPQHAQAVLDRLGNVMLLERPLHAETLLSAAQSALRGRRRQYETRRHLEEQEHAATKAALLFDAEQRAKAATREATDALAFALTAAELGTFHCPLPLGEIEWNPTCRAHFWLAPESTDRIDADRFFAIVHPDDRARVRAELQRAIEHREPYDVEYRTESPDGACRWLRAKGMAHGPAGRPAVRFDGITIDISAQKALEVQRERLLAAERAARLQAEHASRMKDEFLATLSHELRTPLAAIIGWTHVLRRSAAAENGRAVETIERNARTQSRLIDDLLDMSRIISGNLRLDMELVDLSTLTDTVLASLEPTAQAKQLTVDVRRGPLRPMVRGDASRLQQIVWNLLSNAFKFTPAGGRVVVTLGHEAGRVELVVEDSGQGIPAAFLPFVFDRFRQSDASSTRAHGGLGLGLAIVKNLVELHGGAVTAASDGPGRGARFEIHLPPADGGAQASGETHEADADTPCARTGHDFSGMRILVVDDEPDLCELLQHELEACGATVYAVRSGAEAAELVESHRPHLLISDIGMPDEDGHALLRRIRAMGPHRGGDLPAIALTAFAGPDDRARALASGFITHIAKPMDMGELIEEVAATLNATMPHAF
- a CDS encoding class I SAM-dependent methyltransferase translates to MHDDIPPDPDPTERFLDLVGTSLAESRLSRLVLSKHRGPDDTLQRVTVRPVVLKGQLHLSFVASHTTRDLTQNLAPEAGLAHLRALIDGHFSHVHLLTTTEEVQLLVSRKGKRTLLRKKLAQEAAPAAPAGHDREKQRWIPMDRPFLVGLGVTDAAHHVIPAMSRKWKQINKFVEVFDGAVAASPLAATDPSRPLHVVDFGSGKGYLTFAVHDHLQRALGRNARVTGVELRQELVSLCNGVIDRLGLAGLHFDAGDVRTYTPPAIDVMIALHACDTATDHAIHLGLRANASIILCSPCCHKQIRPQLLSPHPLRPILQHGVHLGQEAEMLTDGLRALLLESAGYDTQVFEFVSLEHTNKNKMILAVKRAAPKPNDEVLAQIREIKAFYGIREHALETLMKAAAAPA